The Garra rufa chromosome 23, GarRuf1.0, whole genome shotgun sequence genome includes a region encoding these proteins:
- the kcnj1b gene encoding ATP-sensitive inward rectifier potassium channel 1b translates to MFQFIRKQIHNCLVERKIRRTRLVTKDGHCNIKFGTTEYHNRFAFLMDFWTTFVEIRWCFVIVLFAAAFTGSWFIFGLLWYSLAKNNGDLDVLQNSSESQQMKCIENINSLTTAFLYSLETQTTIGYGGRALTGHCPGTVALLIIQSLMGAIINCFMCGLILAKISLPKRRAKTVTFSETAVICLWKGNLCLQIRVANLRKTLLIGSHIYGKLLQTTITPEGETIILDQVNIDFLVDAGKDNLFFVCPLTLYHVIDKSSPFSEMAADTLQQQEFELVVFLDGTAESTSLSCQVRTSYLPREIKWGYNFLPVISRTKGGKYRVDLSNFSKTESAVTPHCACCFHNKHNKELVLHNHEREGIDNLGFYVIDLQDSADETEKSD, encoded by the coding sequence ATGTTCCAGTTCATCCGGAAACAGATTCACAATTGCCTTGTGGAGCGAAAAATTAGGAGAACTCGTCTTGTCACCAAAGACGGCCACTGCAACATTAAATTTGGGACTACTGAATATCACAACCGTTTTGCTTTCCTTATGGACTTCTGGACTACATTTGTTGAGATTCGCTggtgttttgtaattgttttatttgCCGCTGCCTTCACAGGAAGCTGGTTCATTTTTGGTTTGCTCTGGTATTCGCTTGCCAAAAATAACGGAGACTTAGATGTTCTCCAGAACTCTTCTGAATCCCAGCAGATGAAATGTATAGAAAACATTAACAGCCTCACGACCGCCTTCTTGTACTCTTTAGAGACCCAGACGACTATTGGCTATGGGGGTCGGGCTCTTACGGGTCACTGCCCGGGCACGGTCGCCCTGTTGATCATCCAGTCCCTCATGGGCGCCATCATAAACTGCTTTATGTGTGGACTCATTTTGGCAAAGATCTCTCTCCCGAAGAGAAGAGCAAAGACGGTAACCTTCAGCGAAACAGCAGTCATTTGTCTTTGGAAGGGGAATCTGTGCCTCCAGATACGAGTGGCCAACCTGCGAAAAACTCTTCTTATTGGCAGCCACATTTATGGAAAGCTTCTCCAGACCACCATCACTCCAGAGGGGGAAACCATCATACTGGATCAGGTGAATATTGACTTTTTGGTGGATGCTGGGAAGGACAACCTGTTTTTCGTTTGTCCACTCACCCTGTACCACGTGATTGACAAATCCAGTCCGTTTTCCGAAATGGCTGCGGATACTCTTCAGCAGCAGGAATTTGAGTTGGTGGTCTTCCTAGATGGAACGGCTGAATCCACCAGCTTGTCCTGCCAAGTTCGAACTTCCTACCTTCCAAGGGAGATCAAATGGGGTTACAACTTCCTGCCCGTCATCTCTCGCACTAAAGGTGGGAAATACCGTGTCGACCTGTCCAACTTTTCCAAAACGGAGTCAGCGGTGACCCCGCACTGTGCTTGCTGTTTCCACAATAAACATAACAAGGAGCTCGTTCTCCACAACCACGAACGCGAAGGCATCGATAATCTGGGATTTTATGTTATTGACCTTCAAGACTCTGCTGATGAAACTGAGAAGAGTGATTAA
- the smtlb gene encoding somatolactin beta, translating into MKKTTVLQVCVAFVLCSPQAVTGSPVDCPDQDTAGTSCAISLEKLLERAVQHAELIYRVSEESKLLFDEMLISFGMNLHIPEGTMCAPKTVLVPMSKSEIQQISDKWILHSVLILAQFWIDPLVDVQTSLENYENAPSALLNRSKWMSSKLMSLEKGILVLIRQVLGEGGLALEVPEETSERFVSSNMFETVRKDYSAIYCFRKDAHKMQTFLKLLKCRQIDKENCTLF; encoded by the exons ATGAAGAAAACTACAG TTCTACAGGTTTGTGTGGCGTTTGTGCTCTGCTCACCGCAAGCCGTGACTGGATCTCCGGTGGACTGTCCAGACCAAGATACTGCAGGAACGTCCTGTGCCATCTCACTGGAGAAGCTCCTGGAACGGGCCGTTCAACATGCAGAGCTCATTTACCGCGTCTCAGAGGAGTCCAAGTTGCTGTTT GACGAGATGCTCATTTCATTCGGAATGAATCTGCATATTCCCGAAGGGACCATGTGTGCTCCTAAAACGGTGCTGGTTCCTATGTCTAAGAGTGAAATCCAACAGATTTCC GACAAATGGATCCTTCACTCAGTCCTGATTCTGGCCCAGTTCTGGATTGATCCACTGGTAGATGTACAGACGTCTCTTGAGAATTATGAGAACGCCCCAAGTGCCCTGCTTAACAGGAGCAAATGGATGTCTAGCAAACTAATGAGCCTGGAGAAGGGTATACTTGTTCTTATTAGGCAG gTACTGGGCGAAGGTGGTTTGGCATTGGAAGTTCCCGAAGAGACATCCGAACGCTTTGTCTCTTCCAATATGTTTGAGACTGTGAGAAAAGACTACAGTGCGATCTACTGCTTCAGGAAAGATGCACACAAGATGCAGACTTTCCTCAAACTGCTGAAGTGCCGCCAGATCGATAAAGAGAACTGCACCCTTTtctaa